A genome region from Glutamicibacter arilaitensis Re117 includes the following:
- a CDS encoding helix-turn-helix domain-containing protein — protein MNESRIAELRRVKGWTQERLATESGITVRTVQRLEAGNDASLETISLVAKALDVQVGDLFKSVQTPKFSEAVDGLEARTQADQERRDSVIKGILLVFRGLGILVTFGTVILATTGNFGWYIWLLIPAYWGVGNLLLEAVFRLSLDSKLDAKYPLSTPNRKLLG, from the coding sequence ATGAATGAATCACGGATTGCAGAACTTCGTCGTGTTAAGGGCTGGACGCAAGAGCGACTGGCCACGGAAAGCGGCATTACGGTCAGGACGGTCCAACGTCTTGAAGCAGGCAACGACGCGAGCCTGGAAACTATCTCGCTGGTCGCCAAAGCCTTGGATGTGCAGGTTGGTGATCTTTTCAAAAGCGTTCAAACTCCAAAATTCTCCGAGGCCGTAGATGGACTCGAAGCCAGAACCCAAGCGGACCAGGAACGCCGGGATTCAGTAATCAAGGGGATCCTGCTAGTGTTCCGCGGGCTGGGCATCCTGGTCACCTTCGGCACAGTCATCCTGGCAACCACCGGCAACTTTGGCTGGTACATCTGGCTGCTGATCCCGGCATACTGGGGCGTCGGGAACCTGTTGCTCGAAGCAGTTTTCCGGTTGAGTCTCGATTCCAAACTTGATGCCAAATATCCACTGTCCACGCCAAATAGGAAACTACTGGGTTAG
- a CDS encoding LURP-one-related/scramblase family protein: protein MTIFNQDMLIFQQTKNFSKNDFAIRDQTGQQIAHVDTGGSTLGRMFAGARELTVFDGPGNPVIIVKDTMTVGRDRFEILDGNAGPLASLVKKITFFKTRVAISMLGEELELLGSIWDFDFQITGPGGVLGTVTREWSGMGNALLGKSTYALRLAENLTIQQRQAVIGSVLALDLIREKQQRNS, encoded by the coding sequence GAAGAATTTCTCCAAGAACGACTTCGCGATCCGTGATCAGACCGGACAGCAGATTGCCCATGTGGATACCGGCGGAAGTACGTTGGGTCGCATGTTTGCCGGAGCCAGAGAGCTTACGGTCTTTGACGGACCAGGCAATCCGGTCATCATTGTCAAAGATACGATGACCGTCGGCCGCGATCGTTTTGAGATCCTCGATGGCAACGCGGGCCCATTAGCCAGCTTGGTCAAGAAAATCACCTTCTTCAAGACCCGGGTCGCCATCTCGATGCTGGGGGAAGAGCTCGAATTATTGGGAAGCATCTGGGACTTCGACTTCCAGATCACTGGCCCCGGCGGAGTCCTGGGAACCGTGACCCGGGAGTGGTCCGGGATGGGCAACGCCTTGCTCGGCAAATCAACCTACGCCCTGCGATTGGCGGAAAATCTCACCATACAGCAACGCCAAGCGGTGATCGGCTCGGTGCTGGCACTGGACTTGATCCGTGAGAAGCAGCAGCGGAACTCGTAA